ATCTTAATGTTTGATAACACAGACAAGTTCTCCCTTTGTAGTAACTTGTGATCTGGGAGGAGGTCGTGATCGTGTAGACAAGAATTATGTAGAGAAAACAGCATGGAAAACAGAAACTCGAGCTCATGTCGTACTAACCACTAGACGATCAcagcctctcattctttttttctttgttagaaCAGTGTCTAATAGACCgttttgttgctgttcttgtttttacccttgagctgcccttcgtgctgttaaaaaaaaagagagagaaaaatcataaTGTATGATATTGTATACAGGTTCCCTCTTCTGTAGTAAAGGAGAGACGAGCTGTACTGCCCTACAGGTGTTAATGCCTTGCAGATGTGAGTCAGGGCGCTGCATTGAGAGGAAGTGGGTGTGTGACGGGGCCGTGGACTGCCTGCCTGATGGGGAGGATGAGGCCAACTGCTCCCTGCCCTTGTTGGAATCAGGAACTGCACAGGTGAGGCATTTAATGATGAAACAAGTGGGGCAGGTAGTGCTTGACGATGCTACAGGTGATAATGACAGGTGACAGGTGACAGGGGGGCAGGTAGCAGTATGACAAGTAATCTAGTTAATGATGCTGCAGGGGAAAGCTTAACAATTTAACTAGTGGGGCAGGTAACTACAATGGGTAATATACTTTATGATGCTACAGGAGAGGGCTTAGCAACATGACAGGTGAAGTAAGTAACAGTATGACGAGTGATATAATAAATGATGGTATAGAGGAGGACTTAGCATCTCAGCAGGTGAGGCAGATGACAGGACTACAGGTGATATAATTAATAATGATGCTACAGGGGAGACAGGGTTGTCAGGGGTAGGAAGGAAACAaccactttcctttttttatgttagtgttagtgttatgtTTATGTTTTTAGGTTAGTGTAGCTTACCTCACTTTCCTCTGTAACTGGCTTTCAGTACACAACTTTTTTTGTTGCTATCtataattttcctcattttttttctttgagagTAATTTACATGTCATGTCTAACCTCATTGTTGGATATTTCATTGTGTTACTTTTCTTGCATACCCAAATAGTTAGTGTCATTTTGTTTTAGTTCCTGTGCCAAGGACTCTTGCGATATCACACGCTGTTATTAATCATACTTTCCCTTGAGAATCAGAAGCATATTgttcagtgatttttttttgtgagagagggaaggatgggagtgtTTGATAGAATTTAATTAAGTGTGTGTCTATAGATGAAGCTTAAGATGCTGCAGTATGATGGCTTACAGCGTGGTCACATTCAAGAAGCCTCCAAGAAGTAAGCAACAGGTAGACATTCTGTTTTGTGACTTTGTGAGCTGTACACTTTGCCTTACCTTGCAGCCGAGTGAGTGCCACCCTGAGGACTCTCGGCTCTGCTCAGACCGCTGCATCCCCAAGGAGTGGTGGTGTGATGGGGTGAAGGACTGCAGTGATGGCTCGGACGAGGAGAGCTGTAACTTCACCTGTCCCCCGGAACACTTCACTTGCTCCCCCACCGCTTGTATCCCCCTCCAGCGCCGCTGTGACGGCCACCACGACTGTCTCTTTGGGGACGGTGAGTGTGGGCACTTAGTACTTGCTTGTGATATACGGGAAATGAGCTACACTTGTGGGGACTTGTGTGTATTTGTTCCTGGTTGTTCTCAACATCTGTATTTTTGCAGGGTTGTAGTCTcctattttaagttattttatcaCAAATTATTGATATTATGCATTTATTCTTTTGACACATAATTTGATTTGAAAAGTAATTCCATCCATTGATTTCTCTGTGTTGTGGAAGCAAAATTTTGTTGACATTTTTATCAACTCAGTCGTTCAGACAAGTTTAGCTCCTGAGTGCATGTAGTACTGTTATGTGTGGGCTGGTTGTGGTGCCCCTCCCCTTGCTCATGCCTTCCCCCGCCACAGATGAGAAGGACTGCCCCCAGGACTCCGAGTGCCCTGGCCTGCAGTGTGGCAGCAACACCTGCAACCCAGCCAAGCACCTCTGCCTCTGTCCTCCCGGCCACACCCTCGCCGCAGACAACACCACGTGAGTGTTGCTTCCCCTGTGTTGTGTagtgttgtagttgttgtagcaTTAGTGTTCCAGGCTGCATAGGGCATCAGGTGCTCCAGTGGCGGGCTGGACCCAAACGTGGAACTCATTTCAGCTCGTTTAGAGAGGCTCTGTGCATGCCTGGGCGCCTCAGCCTTGTTCTGATGACTGCTGTCCACTAAGCCATCGTCAAGAAgaggtgatttttctcattttttttgcaaTGTTTGCCCTTATTGGCACTGACTCCTTTAGCACAAGGGATACAAGACTGTGCAAGACTTTGACGTCCACAGTTTTGAGCTGATACGTGTTGGTTGCATATGAATTAGTGTTTTTAAAGGCAAAGCTAAACCACAAGTGTATACTTAAAATATAAATGCTGTACACTTTATTGGAAAAAAAATGATCATTGTCCAAGTGAAGTTTAAGTTTATCAGTGAGATGAGACCCAGTGCTAAATATCCAGTAGGAAGCCACAGTACCGTGAGAAGGCGTAGGATTATCCAATGAATGATGAGTCGTGTGTATTTGTATCATTACTTATAGTACACCTGGGCATGAAACAGGACACGTGGGATGAACCTTAGTGACTCTTCATCACCTTGTCTCTGAGGATGCATTCAGTGCTCAGCAGACTGGAAAAGATAGGAGCTTCTTGTGTGGGCCCAGGGTGGAGCAACAGAGGTGGAGGCTGCTGTCATGACCACTGCCTTGGTGGGTTTGTGGAGGGAAAGAGTCATCAAAAGTGCTggtggatagagaaagaaaaagagattggTTGACAGATGGGGAGACAGATGCCATCCCATTTGAGGGGTGTGTTAGGTGCTGCTCAAGGGTAGATTGGGTTTGTTGGGGGTCTCAAAAGGGTGTGTTGGGCTTGTTAGGGTCTCAAaagggtgtgttgtgtgtgttgggttgtTGGGATCTCAAaaggttgtgttgtgtgtgttgctgggTCTCAAGGCTGTAGTGGGTACGTTGATGGGTCCCGAGCCTGTATCGGGTTTGTTGATGGGTCCCAAGGCTGTGGTGAGCGTGCTGGGGTGGCAGGGCTACAAGGATGCGGCACAAGACTGTATCACACAGGCTCCAAATGTTGCCAGCtgttggagaaagaaagagactttGTTATAAGGACACCCTGTTTCTTGCACAACCGTGAGCtgttaagtttattgaaaacaagGAATCATCTGAAGACTTCAAAAttataaacatcatcatcatcatatggaGGTATGTGGGGTGATGTgaaggtgtgtaggtgtgtgggtgtgtgtgggatgGAGGTATGTGTTGTGGGTGTACCTGCTGTCTGGAGGAGGGTTCTGGGCAGGTGGTGATACTGTCAAGGAAGTTGTTCTGCCGCGTGGCATCACTGCTGACCACAACGTTGGCGAGGGAGAGGTACAGCTGGGCCTGGTTCACCTGTCCGTTCACCAACTGAGGGAGGAAGGCaacgaggggaggagatgggggggACTTACTCTGGGCTCACTTGTTTCACTTGTGGACAAATGACCCCTGAAATGTTTTGCTCTTAATGAACAGAAAAGAGAATAACCAAAAACtagagagagagtggatggtGATAATTGTAAATGGCATGTGTGTTGAACCACTTAATATTACTTCACATGCTGGGCTAGGATTTATTTTCTTGGTGGACTCAATTTGTTTTGTTTAAGATTGGTTGACACTTTATTCCTTGGGTGACTCTATGTGTCTGTTTTGTTTATGGTTGAAATTCTCATGAGGCAGCCATGCACTCACCAGCCCCATCTGCACCAGCACACAGTTAGGCAGCTGCTCGCCATGCACGCCACTCATGACGGCGATCAGGTCATCTGgccggggaggggaggtggggaaggggaataAGAATCATGAACTAAAGCACAGAGAAGAGACAGGCTGACAAGACAAAAAAACATGCATCCTGACTGTGCTGCTCGAGATGCAGTGTTAGTCCTGCCAACTGTTGAAACAGGAAATATTTGAGATGCTTCTTTTGTTGCCACCACCTACAGGGAAGTCCCCATGAGGGGAgatataattaaatatatattgaaaccCTGGAGTGTTCAGGCAGTATTCATAAAGACATGGTCACTTGTTTCTAATTTGAAACACTGTTGTAAGAATGAAAAAAGCTAAATAATTTAGACaacttctttgtgtttttttctgtaaatctgTGAGGTAACACTGAAATTAATCTTGTTGCATAGAAACAATAATTACTTCTGGCAATGGTTCATCCATTAGCCACCGGAGCATCAGCCACTAAGGCACCTTCAGTAGACAGTTTATCAGAGTTGCTTTATCTGCCAGTCATACCGGTTACAACCTATACCCCTGAAATAAAGGGATCTCAACACCCTACTCCCACCTAGAGCACAACACCGGCCTGGCAAATACCTTCAGTAAACGCGTTGGTCCTGAGGGTGGTGGAGCCAAGGAGGGAGTAGCAGTAGGCGAGGACCTGGGTCATGGAGCGCTGGATGGCATGCACGTTGAGGAGCTGTGTGCAGTAGTAGGTCTTGGAGTAGCAGCGGATGTCCGTGCGGCAAAGATTCTCtgaggggatgggaagagaaggggagaaggtgaagatgaagagaggCTGTGAGTGTGTGAGGAAtgaagagtagaagggagaggatgatggTGAAGAGAGGCTGGAGcattagagagaagaaaaggtgatgatgataaaggcTGTAAatgtgagggagaagaagagggtgacGATGGTGGTTATTGAAGggttgaagatgatggtgaagggTGGCTAGGAAcatgagggggaagaagagggtgattattatagttattgaagggttgaagatgatggtgaagggTGGCTAGGAAcatgagggggaagaagagggtgattattatagttattgaagggttgaagatgatggtgaagggtggctaggaaaatgagggaaaagaagagggtgatTATGGTGGTTATTGAAGGGAtagaagatgatggtgaagggtggctaggaaaatgagggaaaagaagagggtgatTAGGGTGGTTATTGAAGGGgagaagatgatggtgaagggTGGCTAGGaacatgagagggaagaggagggtgataatGGAGGATAGTAGGAGAAAATGGCTGATGGTGAATGGTGaatgtaagtgaaaaaaaaagaggggggggaAGAAACTAGAGTAGGTGAAGGAAAATGATGGTGAATggtgagtgaaaaaaagaaaaagggggggaagagaacagttatggtgatggggagggggggcgagGTGGTGAttgtgagggaagaaaaaggggaaagagaacaaTTATATGGTGATTATtggtgatgaggggaggaggaggtggtgatgatggtgatgaatgatgattgtggaggaagaagaaaaggggaaagtgattatggtgaggggaggaggaggaggaggtgatgatggtgatgaatgatgattgtggaggaaggaaaaaagaggaaaatgattatggtgagggggggggaggaggaggaggtgatgatacaTGTAATGGTGAAGAATGGTGATTTTTAGTTACGAAGCAAGGCAAAAGAAGTGGATGGAAATATAaacaaaggtacacacacacacacacacacacacacacacacacacacacacaccagagaagTTCTCCAGCCAGCCTGCCTCCGTCGGCCCCACCAGCAGCGTCGccgccatcaccagcaccaccaatatTCTTTTCGCCTTCATGGTGCTCCTGTctcggggggcggggggaggggaggcaggggtggGGCTGGGGTCGATGGGGTGATGGAATGCTTGTGCtctggaaggggtgatggggtgaccTGGAACGGGAGGACGATGGAGTTGGGTTAATGTTGGTTGGGTTGgtcttcttattcctctatttttcgttatttctacTCTGCATTTCTATTTTCCGTGATATAACATTTTATCTAACCGTTTGTGAAGGAAGACCGAGAGATGAactaaagatggagaaaaaaccGCACGGAATTTGCGGGAGTTGGGTTAATGTTAGTAGGGTTggtcttattttcttctgtttttcgttATTTCTACTCTACATTTTTATTTTCCGTGATCTAACATTTTCTCTAACGGTTTGCGAAGGAAGACCGAAAGATAAACAGTTattaaagatggagaaaaaaaaaacgcacggAATTTGCATGTTGTTTAGTA
Above is a genomic segment from Eriocheir sinensis breed Jianghai 21 chromosome 7, ASM2467909v1, whole genome shotgun sequence containing:
- the LOC126993896 gene encoding uncharacterized protein LOC126993896 produces the protein MKAKRILVVLVMAATLLVGPTEAGWLENFSENLCRTDIRCYSKTYYCTQLLNVHAIQRSMTQVLAYCYSLLGSTTLRTNAFTEDDLIAVMSGVHGEQLPNCVLVQMGLLVNGQVNQAQLYLSLANVVVSSDATRQNNFLDSITTCPEPSSRQQLATFGACVIQSCAASL